A portion of the Microbulbifer agarilyticus genome contains these proteins:
- a CDS encoding enoyl-CoA hydratase, translated as MPSPFESPCAEIDAQLSNRVLEITINRPERKNALTKAMYSAMAQLLRDAAANSEVRVVILTGAGGAFTSGNDLTDFLDGSASSEDSPVFQFMTALYEFPKPVVAAVSGVAVGIGTTLLLHCDLAIAEDHAMFQMPFVNLGLCPEYASSLLLPRIMGHTKASELLLLGNKFDAQTAANVNICNEVVFSGEALGRAREYAQELAKRAPEAVRLSKKLLRQGTYENGMAVIREEALHFQQRLQSEEFREAATAFMEKRPADFSRFE; from the coding sequence ATGCCAAGCCCTTTCGAAAGCCCCTGTGCAGAAATTGATGCCCAATTAAGCAACCGGGTTCTGGAGATCACCATTAATCGGCCAGAGCGTAAAAACGCGCTGACCAAGGCCATGTACTCCGCCATGGCGCAGCTGCTGCGAGATGCAGCCGCGAACTCCGAGGTGCGGGTTGTCATCCTCACCGGCGCCGGCGGTGCCTTCACCAGCGGCAACGACCTTACAGATTTCCTCGATGGCTCGGCGTCCAGCGAAGACTCACCCGTGTTTCAGTTTATGACCGCGCTGTACGAATTCCCCAAGCCGGTTGTTGCTGCGGTCAGCGGGGTGGCAGTGGGTATCGGCACCACGCTGCTGCTGCACTGTGACCTGGCGATCGCGGAAGATCACGCGATGTTCCAGATGCCATTCGTGAACCTGGGGCTGTGCCCGGAGTATGCATCCAGCCTGTTGTTGCCACGCATCATGGGCCACACCAAAGCCTCTGAACTGCTGTTGCTGGGCAATAAGTTTGATGCCCAGACCGCGGCTAACGTGAATATCTGTAATGAAGTCGTATTTTCCGGCGAGGCTCTGGGGCGCGCGCGTGAATATGCGCAAGAACTCGCGAAAAGGGCCCCCGAAGCGGTGCGTCTGAGTAAAAAACTGCTGCGTCAGGGTACCTACGAGAATGGTATGGCGGTGATTCGCGAAGAGGCGCTGCACTTCCAGCAGCGCCTGCAGTCGGAGGAGTTCCGTGAGGCGGCTACGGCCTTTATGGAAAAGCGGCCGGCAGATTTTTCCCGGTTTGAGTGA
- a CDS encoding tryptophan 2,3-dioxygenase, whose amino-acid sequence MTVTYSSYLKVDELLECQQPLSEGPEHDELLFIVIHQSYELWFKQLLHELDFLVRLFCAGERNRALHTLKRVDTIYRTLIQQVDILETLTPLEFMSFRDRLSTASGFQSYQFRELEFLYGAKDPRKLQNYEQGSEHYQRLQTRLEAPTLWDAFLQFLAHEGHTIPDSVLNRDFSQVAESSPAVRAVLIDVYRNDPLVSDICEALVDIDTSLQQWRYRHVKMVERTIGSKMGTGGSSGVGYLQSTLFKPVFPDLWAIRSEF is encoded by the coding sequence ATGACCGTTACCTACAGCTCTTACCTGAAGGTAGACGAGCTGCTGGAATGCCAGCAACCGCTCTCCGAAGGCCCTGAACACGACGAATTACTGTTTATTGTTATCCACCAGAGCTACGAACTGTGGTTCAAGCAGCTGCTGCATGAGCTGGACTTTCTGGTGCGCCTGTTCTGCGCAGGAGAGCGCAATCGCGCACTACACACACTCAAGCGGGTGGATACAATTTACCGCACGCTGATCCAGCAGGTGGATATCCTGGAGACACTAACGCCACTGGAATTCATGTCCTTTCGAGACCGCTTATCCACCGCCAGTGGTTTTCAGTCTTATCAATTCCGTGAACTGGAATTCCTCTACGGCGCTAAGGATCCGCGCAAACTGCAGAACTACGAGCAAGGGTCTGAGCACTACCAACGTCTTCAAACACGTCTCGAAGCCCCTACGCTGTGGGATGCTTTCCTGCAGTTCCTCGCCCACGAGGGGCACACCATTCCAGATAGCGTGTTAAATCGGGATTTCAGTCAGGTCGCAGAGTCTTCTCCGGCGGTACGGGCCGTGTTGATTGATGTTTACCGCAATGACCCGCTGGTAAGCGATATCTGCGAGGCTCTGGTGGATATCGACACCTCACTGCAGCAGTGGCGCTATCGCCATGTAAAAATGGTTGAGCGGACCATCGGCAGCAAAATGGGCACCGGTGGCTCCAGTGGTGTGGGCTACCTACAAAGTACCCTGTTCAAGCCGGTATTCCCCGACCTGTGGGCAATTCGCTCCGAGTTTTAA